A stretch of the Capsicum annuum cultivar UCD-10X-F1 chromosome 8, UCD10Xv1.1, whole genome shotgun sequence genome encodes the following:
- the LOC107839134 gene encoding probable beta-1,4-xylosyltransferase IRX9H, which translates to MASIRRTLSPVPRPGSTMNGEVSPAASPLSKSSPCTNSYTPTGALMSSFGSLDYAIYKVQTFVVGLLSRRSSRPLERSKLKGLIWRRALLQFVFCFVLGVFIGLTPLLNLSTNFISKHQALSFEVLPEENARSYDVSRNVTSTTEDAPIIDNSTSEPNLVDVELKEETAYNVPFNQSLDQELMVSHKLLIIVTPTEVRPFQAYYLNRLAYALELVPSPLLWIVVEMNSQSVETADILRRTGVMYRHLVCTRNLTEVKEKNVHLRNVAVSHIETHHLDGIVYFADEYNIYSADVFEQMRQISRFGTWIVARLAENNRKVILQGPICNGSQVIGWHTEGRAKRFQRFYAEISGFAFNSTILWDPKRWHLPTLEPIRQSDTARASSQVSTFIEQMVEDESQMEGLPMNCSRIMVWQFNTEILYPYPHEWLVKNYLSTSTSVG; encoded by the exons ATGGCTTCCATTAGAAGAACGTTGTCCCCAGTGCCTCGTCCTGGAAGCACTATGAATGGAGAAGTATCTCCAGCAGCCTCTCCATTGTCCAAGTCATCACCGTGTACTAATAGCTATACACCAACTGGTGCATTGATGTCTTCTTTTGGTTCATTGGATTATGCCATCTACAAGGTTCAGACATTTGTAGTTGGTCTTTTGTCACGGAGATCTTCTAGGCCGTTAGAAAGGTCAAAGTTGAAGGGGCTCATTTGGAGGAGAGCTCTTCTACAATTTGTCTTCTGCTTTGTTCTTGGAGTATTTATTGGCCTTACTCCATTACTAAATTTGTCAACAAATTTTATATCTAAACATCAAGCTTTATCCTTTGAGGTCCTCCCGGAAGAAAATGCTCGATCATATGATGTTTCTAGAAATGTGACTTCAACCACTGAGGACGCTCCTATCATAGATAATTCGACATCGGAGCCTAACTTAGTAGATGTTGAACTGAAAGAAGAAACTGCCTACAATGTTCCCTTTAACCAATCACTTGACCAAGAGCTGATGGTGTCCCATAAACTTTTGATTATTGTGACACCTACAGAAGTTCGGCCATTTCAAGCATACTATCTGAATCGTCTAGCTTATGCATTAGAACTGGTGCCTTCTCCTTTATTGTGGATAGTTGTTGAGATGAATTCTCAATCTGTTGAAACTGCTGATATATTGAGAAGAACTGGAGTCATGTACAGACATCTTGTGTGCACCAGGAACTTaactgaggtgaaggagaaaaaTGTGCATCTAAGGAATGTGGCAGTCTCTCACATTGAAACACACCATCTCGATGGTATTGTCTATTTTGCTGATGAGTACAACATATACTCTGCTGATGTCTTTGAGCAGATGAGACAGATCAG CCGGTTCGGGACATGGATTGTGGCAAGACTAGCTGAAAATAATAGGAAAGTTATCTTgcagggtccaatctgtaatggCTCTCAGGTTATAGGTTGGCACACTGAAGGGAGAGCAAAAAGATTTCAGAGATTCTATGCAGAAATATCGGGATTTGCATTCAATAGTACGATACTTTGGGATCCAAAGAGGTGGCACCTACCAACACTAGAACCTATAAGGCAGTCTGATACAGCCAGAGCTAGTTCCCAA GTGAGCACATTTATCGAACAAATGGTGGAAGATGAAAGCCAAATGGAAGGCTTACCAATGAACTGTTCAAGAATCATGGTTTGGCAATTCAACACGGAGATATTGTATCCATATCCTCATGAGTGGCTAGTGAAGAATTACTTGAGCACCAGTACTTCAGTTGGATGA